A section of the Acidobacterium capsulatum ATCC 51196 genome encodes:
- a CDS encoding efflux RND transporter periplasmic adaptor subunit, with protein sequence MKRRRLVIFLVIVLLLGAGLAFIFRPASVPVETSVIAKGSLQETVEEEGKTRMHDHFTVAATVAGKLRRIHLDAGDAVKENQIIAWIDPAPIDPRQQAILQARLDAARASQKQAEALAARAAADQAQAQKDLDRARQLFQHGIISQEAQERAVTVDSVAAKQAHAADSALEAAKSQVEEARSALLEYHSGPSTLPTPIRAPIDGRVLRLFEKSERVVTPGMPLLEIGFTPRLEIVSDFLTRDAVRIQPEMHALITDWGGAEDIPARVRLVEPGGFTKVSALGVEEQRVNVVCDPIGPTHGLEDAYHVNVQVIVWQGSNVLKVPASAIFRFQKEWAVFLVKNGKAHRTIVQIGHRGSTFWEVTAGLRLGDRVVVHPGADIEDGVRVKESRAAQEAH encoded by the coding sequence ATGAAGCGGCGACGGTTAGTTATTTTCCTTGTCATCGTGCTGTTGCTCGGTGCGGGGCTTGCATTCATCTTTCGACCCGCTTCCGTACCCGTGGAAACCTCTGTGATCGCAAAAGGCAGCCTGCAGGAAACGGTCGAAGAAGAAGGCAAAACCCGCATGCACGACCACTTTACGGTCGCCGCCACCGTTGCCGGAAAGCTGCGGAGAATCCATCTTGATGCTGGCGACGCCGTGAAGGAAAACCAAATCATCGCATGGATTGACCCTGCACCCATTGACCCTCGGCAGCAGGCCATACTCCAGGCGCGCCTGGATGCAGCTCGAGCCAGCCAGAAGCAGGCAGAAGCACTCGCCGCCCGTGCCGCTGCCGACCAAGCACAGGCGCAAAAGGATCTCGATCGCGCGCGCCAGCTTTTTCAGCACGGCATCATCTCGCAGGAAGCTCAGGAAAGAGCCGTCACGGTGGACTCTGTTGCCGCGAAACAGGCTCATGCCGCCGACTCCGCGCTCGAGGCCGCAAAATCTCAGGTAGAAGAAGCGAGATCAGCGCTGCTTGAGTATCACAGCGGACCCTCCACGCTGCCCACCCCCATCCGCGCTCCAATTGACGGCCGCGTACTCCGGCTGTTTGAAAAGAGCGAGCGCGTCGTCACACCCGGCATGCCACTGCTGGAAATCGGCTTTACGCCGCGGCTCGAAATTGTCTCAGACTTCCTCACGCGCGACGCTGTGCGCATCCAGCCTGAAATGCACGCCCTCATAACCGATTGGGGCGGCGCCGAGGATATTCCTGCGCGCGTCCGCCTCGTCGAACCTGGAGGATTCACCAAGGTCTCCGCTCTCGGCGTTGAGGAGCAGAGAGTCAACGTGGTTTGCGATCCAATTGGCCCTACCCATGGCCTTGAAGACGCCTATCACGTCAACGTGCAAGTCATTGTCTGGCAGGGTTCTAACGTTCTCAAAGTTCCGGCTAGCGCTATCTTCCGCTTCCAGAAGGAGTGGGCTGTATTTCTCGTCAAAAATGGCAAAGCCCATAGAACTATCGTCCAGATCGGGCACCGCGGCAGTACCTTTTGGGAAGTCACTGCGGGCTTGCGGCTGGGGGATCGTGTGGTTGTGCATCCCGGCGCCGATATTGAAGATGGCGTAAGAGTGAAAGAAAGCAGGGCTGCGCAGGAAGCTCACTGA